From a single Micromonospora sp. WMMD1102 genomic region:
- a CDS encoding DUF4158 domain-containing protein, translating into MSEDEEDFLTAAQIELYGKFGAPPSDMELERFFFLDDGDRKLVAKRRDDATRLGFALQLTTVRFLGTFLANPIDVPVAVMEYVAAQLGIEDASVAKAYLRRDKTRLEHRWEIQHVDGWHDFADFREALKLHVDRRSWTTGDGRNTIFDCAVEWLRNRQVLLPAVSTLERLVGEVVTAVDKRLFDTLLGLITAEQARLLLKLLDVPEGERVSPLERLRTGQKDTTAKALVAALLRVAAVAGIGLGEVDLSVVPLRRVIELSRYGREATATTLRDKTYARKLGILLTTVVWLEAKSTDDALELFDVIMTNELLARAERQSAAEKVKRYPRVSKDASKLAAAVAVMLEAEQESRVPQIRWLASPREGGLSWGNVGWAGGGACH; encoded by the coding sequence ATGTCGGAAGATGAGGAAGATTTCCTAACCGCCGCGCAGATCGAGCTCTACGGAAAGTTCGGCGCACCGCCGAGCGACATGGAGCTGGAGCGGTTCTTCTTCCTTGACGACGGGGACCGGAAGCTGGTCGCCAAGCGGCGTGACGATGCAACAAGGCTCGGGTTCGCGCTCCAGCTGACAACGGTTCGTTTCCTCGGTACCTTCCTGGCCAATCCCATCGACGTCCCGGTGGCGGTCATGGAGTACGTGGCCGCCCAGCTGGGGATTGAGGATGCGTCGGTGGCGAAGGCGTACCTCAGGCGGGACAAGACGCGCCTGGAGCACCGGTGGGAGATCCAGCATGTCGATGGCTGGCATGACTTCGCTGATTTTCGTGAGGCATTGAAGCTGCATGTGGATCGCCGGTCGTGGACGACCGGCGATGGCCGTAACACCATCTTCGACTGCGCGGTGGAGTGGCTGCGCAACCGGCAGGTGCTGCTCCCGGCGGTGAGCACCCTGGAAAGGCTGGTCGGTGAGGTGGTGACCGCGGTGGACAAGCGGCTGTTCGACACGCTGCTAGGTCTGATCACCGCTGAGCAGGCCAGGCTGCTGCTGAAGTTGCTCGACGTGCCCGAGGGTGAGCGGGTCTCGCCGCTGGAGCGGTTGCGGACCGGACAGAAGGACACCACGGCCAAGGCACTGGTCGCCGCGTTGTTGCGGGTCGCCGCGGTGGCCGGTATCGGACTGGGCGAGGTGGATCTATCGGTGGTGCCGCTGCGGCGGGTGATCGAGCTGTCCAGGTACGGGCGGGAGGCCACCGCGACCACCCTGCGGGACAAGACCTACGCCCGCAAGCTGGGCATTCTGCTGACGACGGTGGTGTGGCTGGAGGCCAAATCCACCGACGACGCCCTCGAACTGTTCGACGTCATCATGACCAACGAGTTGTTGGCGCGGGCCGAGCGGCAGTCAGCGGCGGAGAAGGTCAAGCGTTATCCGCGGGTCAGCAAAGACGCCAGCAAGCTGGCCGCCGCGGTCGCGGTGATGCTGGAGGCCGAGCAGGAGTCCCGGGTTCCACAGATCAGATGGTTGGCTAGTCCGCGAGAAGGCGGGTTGAGCTGGGGAAACGTGGGTTGGGCGGGTGGCGGGGCGTGTCACTAG
- a CDS encoding siderophore-interacting protein: MGQLPIRIIRVADTTRITPRMARITFTGDDLADLRLDGPDQQVKLYFPRPGQHRPRLPEPDPDLWRWYAGFAEIPEPVRPWTRSYTIRAHHPHGNLIDIDFALHRNAGPATRWAASAAPGDILGMFGPSAVFARPVPLGGTDWMLLAGDESALPAIGTIVEALPAGTRAHAFVEIPDRAEEQHFDTRAEVTVHWSHRDGTPTVRLLDAVRAATFPAGTVHAWLAGEAGTVRALRRHLVDDRGLPKRSVDFTGYWRRNLTQDDDPTEADLAEARERSSGGAEAGAATTPG; the protein is encoded by the coding sequence ATGGGACAGCTCCCGATCCGGATCATCCGGGTCGCCGACACCACCCGGATCACGCCACGGATGGCCCGGATCACCTTCACCGGCGACGACCTCGCCGACCTGCGCCTCGACGGCCCCGACCAACAGGTGAAGCTCTACTTCCCCAGACCCGGGCAACACCGCCCCCGGCTCCCCGAACCCGACCCCGACCTCTGGCGCTGGTACGCCGGCTTCGCCGAGATCCCCGAACCCGTGCGCCCGTGGACCCGCAGCTACACCATCCGGGCACACCACCCGCACGGCAACCTGATCGACATCGACTTCGCCCTGCACCGCAACGCCGGCCCGGCCACCCGCTGGGCCGCCTCCGCGGCCCCCGGCGACATCCTCGGCATGTTCGGCCCGTCGGCGGTCTTCGCCCGCCCGGTCCCGCTCGGCGGCACCGACTGGATGCTGCTGGCCGGCGACGAGTCGGCCCTGCCGGCGATCGGCACCATCGTCGAGGCGCTGCCCGCCGGCACCCGCGCGCACGCCTTCGTCGAGATCCCGGACCGGGCCGAAGAGCAGCACTTCGACACCCGGGCCGAGGTCACCGTGCACTGGTCGCACCGCGACGGGACGCCCACCGTCCGGCTGCTCGACGCCGTCCGGGCCGCCACCTTCCCGGCCGGCACGGTGCACGCCTGGCTGGCCGGCGAGGCCGGCACCGTACGCGCCCTGCGCCGGCACCTCGTCGACGACCGGGGACTGCCGAAACGGTCGGTCGACTTCACCGGCTACTGGCGGCGGAACCTGACCCAGGACGACGACCCGACCGAAGCCGACCTCGCCGAAGCCCGCGAACGCTCCTCCGGTGGCGCCGAAGCCGGAGCGGCTACGACGCCCGGCTGA